The sequence TCTAATCCGCCTGCAATAAAAATCCTTCTTTGTCCGATAATTGGTCCTGCGTATGGTATTCCGTCCATAGCTACCTCGCAGGGACTGCTCCATACTGAGGCTAGTTCTCCACGCTCCATGTGTGGAAACCTTATCGTCAACGCTTCTATTACTCCCAGTGTTATATTCTGGTTGGGGTTCAATCCCTCCTCTGGTTGGTTGAGGGGTCTGCATCCGTCACCAGTTATTATACTGTTTTTAGATTCAGGAACGATGTATATTTCATCTGTGTAATCGTAGATAGATGTGTCAGGGTCTGGAGGGGTTGTCTTGACTTTGTGTGCTTGACAACTGTATAGGAAGACTTTGCCTTCGAGCCCGGCGAGCCGAACTCCCCACGGCCCTGAAGCTATAATTGCATAGTCGTATTTTTCTACTCCATTGTTTTCGGATTCTACCTCTACTAGGTGACTGTTTTCCTTAATGCTCAGGACGGGATTATATTCCAGCAGTCTTACTCCTATCTCCTGGTATTCTTCTCTTAGTGCTTGTGTCAAGATGCCAGTGTCAAGTATATAGTCTCTCCATGTTTCAAGACCTATTAATGTCTCAGGATCATGTATTCCAGGTAGTCTTTCTTCTAGATTCCCCCCTTCGTAAAGCTTGTAAGGTATACCCCACTTCTCTAGCTTGCCAGTTATCACTTGTATACATTGTTTACTATCTTTGTCGAATAAGCTTACTCCGTTAACCTTTCTATAGAGTCCGTAGCCTTTTTCTCTGAGTCTTCTATAGTATGATAGGCTTCCGCTTGTGAGTGTGTAGTCGTGATCCAAGTATAGTTGGAATGTAACTATTCCAGCAGCTTTGCTGGAGGCTTCCTGGAATAACTGCCCCCTCTCGTAGAGGGTTACATCTAAATTATTCATTGATAGTTGGTGGGCTAGTGATGATCCTAGAATTCCACCTCCTATGACGGCGATTTTAACCAAGCACTGTACACCTCTGATAGTTGGGTTAGTGAGGTATTGTTAGCAGTGAGAGGAATACTATTAGTGTGCCGAGTTGTATAGTGTGGTTCACTATCTTACCCCACTTGTAGCGTTCTAGGAAGTCGGAAACTAGTCTGCCTCCATCAGTAATGTATAGCGGGGCCATGTTTATGAATGCGAGGCTGAGGTTGATCCATGCCATAGAGTATGCGAGTAGGCTGGCGCTACTGCAAAATACCCCGCTCATGACGCTGATACCTATGAGGGATCTATTCTCCTTGATTTTTTTCCAGACTGTAATATTTAGAGGCTGCCCGCTTCTTTTTATAGTTAACGTGAAGTTAACGTCAGGGGGAATTTTAGGGTAGACATTTGTGAATCCGCCTTTCTCAACGGGAGTGCCGTTGACAGCTACTATCATATCCCCCGGTTTCAACCCCGCCTTTACAGCCGGCATGTTAGGTTCTACTCCCACAATGCATACTCCTGTAGGTGGAGCTGCTATGGTGTAGAGGAATAATAGGGCTACAAGTGCTATTGCGAGATTAGCAGCTGTACCCGCATTATATACGAAGGCTCTTGCTTTTAGGGAGGCTTTACGGAGTTCCTCCTCGTCAGGCTCTACGAATGCTGCTGGTATAAATGTTAGTAGAAGTATTCCGGCGTTCTTCACT comes from Candidatus Tiamatella incendiivivens and encodes:
- a CDS encoding FAD-binding oxidoreductase — encoded protein: MVKIAVIGGGILGSSLAHQLSMNNLDVTLYERGQLFQEASSKAAGIVTFQLYLDHDYTLTSGSLSYYRRLREKGYGLYRKVNGVSLFDKDSKQCIQVITGKLEKWGIPYKLYEGGNLEERLPGIHDPETLIGLETWRDYILDTGILTQALREEYQEIGVRLLEYNPVLSIKENSHLVEVESENNGVEKYDYAIIASGPWGVRLAGLEGKVFLYSCQAHKVKTTPPDPDTSIYDYTDEIYIVPESKNSIITGDGCRPLNQPEEGLNPNQNITLGVIEALTIRFPHMERGELASVWSSPCEVAMDGIPYAGPIIGQRRIFIAGGLDGYGIMRAPGVASMLVDNFIHGKPIPWLYSTGKLYQYPKPTRIVINELYDPSCGHRNKCIF
- a CDS encoding site-2 protease family protein, with amino-acid sequence MNIIGALIAITAGWTAIGIIYWYITRDKPDEEKKLIIYPLFFMLRIPYGFKSWEKYRGTILSKAYMVFTHVSAAISIAGIYFLFGQGLYTKYIHPSEAGGAVAGFVPVIPGVTIKGPLLYYIALAIGVGALFHELSHAFAARVNGIKVKNAGILLLTFIPAAFVEPDEEELRKASLKARAFVYNAGTAANLAIALVALLFLYTIAAPPTGVCIVGVEPNMPAVKAGLKPGDMIVAVNGTPVEKGGFTNVYPKIPPDVNFTLTIKRSGQPLNITVWKKIKENRSLIGISVMSGVFCSSASLLAYSMAWINLSLAFINMAPLYITDGGRLVSDFLERYKWGKIVNHTIQLGTLIVFLSLLTIPH